AAATCATCTCCTGGATCTGGGGAAGTAGGTCTCCAAGAATAATAGATGGGAGTAAACGAAGCTATTTTCAGTAAACTCCCAAGAACTGGTTGGAGCTCTAGCCATCTAACTTGAGATAACTTACCAGAAAGAACAGCTACATACTCATAAGCCAGAGCATTAGATACAGAAATTTCTATAATTTCTGCTAGCCAAGCATCAATAATCAAACCAGCTGCACCTCCCTGTTTAGTTAATCCTTCAAAGACCACATTGGTATCTATCACGACTCGCATAGGAGGGTGCCCTTAAGTGACACCACTATAGCACTATTTTAATCAAAAACTAAGGGGATAGAGAGGGGTGGGGAAGTAAATAGATGGTCACCTGGACGAAGTGGTAGTACTCAAGCACCTGGATGCCTCAGGTATTTACTCTGTAGAGAGTAACTTATTAATTTTCGTAAACTATAAGATTTAAAACTATCATAGTAATTTATATTGTCAAATGCGCCATAGTTCTCTATGCTTTTGTTAGATAGTAATCTATAGCTTGTTGAGCTCTTACCAACTCTCTCAGTTAGGGAACTAGTTCAAAAAGATTATATATTTTGCCTTGAGATAAAAAGGAAGTCGAAAAATGTCAATCGCTGTAGGAATGATAGAAACGCTGGGATTTCCAGCCGTAGTGGAAGCCGCAGATGCCATGGTTAAAGCAGCTCGCGTTACTCTTGTAGGTTATGAAAAAATCGGCACAGGAAGAGTAACCGTAATTGTTCGTGGTGACGTTTCTGAAGTTCAAGCTTCAGTAGGAGCAGGAATAGAAGCAGTTAAACGAGTTAACGGTGGGGAAGTACTTTCAACTCATATTATTGCTCGTCCCCATGAGAATCTAGAATACGTTTTACCAATTCGCTACACCGAAGAAGTAGAACAGTTTAGAGCCTATTAGCAGCCATTTTAGGCTAACTATAAATTTTAAAAAACAGTCAACGCTTTGGCTGTTACCCCAATCACAATCAGGAGTCAGTATCGATGTCAATTGCCGTAGGAATGTTAGAAACACTGGGATTCCCTGCCGTAGTAGAAGCAGCAGACGCGATGGTTAAAGCAGCTCGGGTTACCCTAGTAGGCTATGAAAAAATCGGCACAGGCAGAGTAACTGTCATCGTTAGGGGTGACGTTTCTGAAGTTCAAGCCTCAGTAGGTGCTGGAATAGAAGCAGTTAAACGAGTTAATGGCGGACAAGTGCTCTCAACCCATATCATTGCCCGTCCTCATGAAAACCTAGAGTACGTACTACCCATTCGTTACACCGAAGAAGTAGAACAATTCCGGACTTATTAGAGCTTTATCGCCCATTAAAACAGGAGTAACTATATTATGTCAATTGCTGTAGGAATGATCGAAACACTGGGATTCCCAGCCGTAGTAGAAGCAGCAGACGCGATGGTCAAAGCCGCTAGAGTAACCCTAGTAGGCTACGAAAAAATTGGTACAGGAAGAGTAACCGTCATCGTTCGAGGTGATGTTTCCGAAGTTCAAGCTTCAGTATCAGCGGGTATCGAAAGCGTGAAACGAGTCAACGGTGGACAAGTATTGTCTCACCATATTATCGCTCGCCCTCACGAAAATCTAGAGTATGTATTACCAATACGGTACACCGAAGAAGTAGAACAATTTCGAGAAAGTGTTAATCCCCGTCCCCTAGGAAGACCGTAATTTGATCAACGACTAAAGCCAATGCAAATCGCGAAAGTTCTCGGCACAGTCGTCAGCACTCATAAAGCCCGTACCCTCACAGGTGTTAAATTATTGCTAATACAGTACGTTAACGCCCAAGGAAAACCCCTAGAAAACTATGAAGTAGCAGGAGACATCGTGGGAGCGGGAGTTAATGAGTGGGTATTAGTGACAAGAGGAAGTGCGGCCCGCAAAGAAAGCGGCCATGAGGATAGACCTCTAGATGCTATGGTGATAGGGATTATTGATACAGTTACGGTGGAAAATAGATTGCTTTACAGCAAAAAACAGCACGAGTATCCAGTTTAGTTAATTTAATTCGGAGGAACAGTATTAGTGAACATCCTCACAACTGCAGCACCCCCGACACCTTGGTCAAAAAACCTCGCTCAGCCTAAAATAGACCCTAGTGCCTATGTACATTCTTTTGCTAATTTAATCGGAGATGTTTACGTAGGAGCCAACGTGTTAATCGCTCCAGGTACCTCTATCAGGGCAGATGAAGGCAGTCCATTCTATATAGGTGAAGCTACCAACATTCAAGACGGTGTGGTAGTTCACGGACTCGAACAAGGTCGGGTGGTCGGTGATGATCAAAAAGAATATTCAGTCTGGATCGGCAAAGAAACTTGTATTACTCACATGGCGTTGATTCATGGTCCCGCTTATGTGGGTGATAAATGTTTTATCGGTTTTCGCTCCACGATCTTTAACGCTAAAGTGGGTCACGGATGTATTGTCATGATGCACTCACTGATTCAGGACGTAGAAATTCCGCCAGGTAAATACGTATCCTCGGGGATGGTGATTACCAATCAACAACAAGCCGACCGATTACCCGATGTACAAGCAGGAGATAGCGCCTTTGCCCATCATGTGGTCGAAATTAACGAAGCTCTCGCCGCGGGTTATCTGTGCGCCGCAGACAAAGCTTGTATTAATCCCATTAAGCAAAAATTAAATACTGTCAATCAAAACATTAACGGAAATAAGCACGTTGAAACTATGAGTGTGAATGGAGACGTCCGTGAGCAAGTTCGTAATCTTTTAGCTCAAGGATACAAACTAGGAACAGAATACGCCGATGAGCGTCGCTTTAAAACTAAATCTTGGTTAAGTGGTACTTCCCCACAAGGACAACGGGAAGACCAAGTGATGCAGGAAATAGCACAAATCCTCAAAGAGCATCAAGGAGAATACGTACGTCTGATCGGCATTGATACTAACCAAAAACGCCGAGTCTTAGAACTGACAATTCAACGTCCAGGAGATACTACCACTACCTCAGCTCCTACCACGAGCAATAACCCTTCTACCACTGCTCACTACAGCAATGGTAACGGTCAGTCCGATGTCAGTGAACAAGTAAAATCTCTTCTACAACAGGGTTACCAAATTGGCTTAGAACACGCCGATAGACGTCGTTTTAAAACTAAATCCTGGTTGAGCGGGGGTATTATTACTAGTAACAGAGTCAATCAAGTACTACAGGAAATAGAAGCTAATCTCGGTGAACACCCAGGCGAATACGTTCGTCTCGTCGCGATCGACCCACAAGCAAAACGTAGAGTAGTAGAAACGATAATTCAACGTCCCGACCAAGACTCTAACGTAGTAGTCGCTCCCAAATCTCAAGCACCGAGCTCAGTAAAGACTACAAGTAAAGCTCAAGGGTTAGATAGTGAAACCATCAATCAGATACGTGGTTTGCTTTCCCAAGGCTACACCATTGGGACCGAACACGCGGACAAGCGTCGTTTCAAAACCAAATCTTGGCATAGTTGCGCCCCCATTGAAACTCAAAGAGAGTCAGAAGTGCTCGGCGCACTAGAAGCTTGTTTAGTAGAGCATCAAGGCGAGTACGTCCGTTTAATTGGGATTGACCCCAAACAAAAACGACGAGTTCTTGAAATTATTATTCAACGTCCCCAAGATAGTCAGCCATCAGTGCGATCTAGTGAGCCGGTAAGCACCACTACTGAAACCACTCAGAAATACAGTAGTAGCAGCAAGGGAAGCTTAGATAGTGAAACTCTCAGTCAATTACGTAATCTCTTGTCCCAAGGTTATACCATTGGTAGTGAACACGCAGACAAGCGTCGTTTCAAAACCCAATCTTGGCATAGTTGTGCCCCCATTGAAACTCAAAGAGAGTCAGAAGTAATTGCGGCGATAGAAGCTTGTTTAGTAGAACATCAAGGCGAGTACGTCCGTTTAATCGGTATCGACCCCAAACAAAAACGACGAGTTCTCGAAATTATCATTCAACGTCCCTAGGGTTTAGGTGCGGAAGTCACCAGACATATCCTGTCCTGATTTCCGCTCTCAATTAAATTTTTGTATCAAGCTCATGTATTTGCCCTCTGTGCAACCAATTAGTCACCCAGATGTATATATCAATGGTGATGTTCAAGTTGATCCGCAAGCCATTTTAGCCTCGGGTGTGATTTTACAGGCAGCTGCCAATAGTCGCATTGTTGTTAAAGCTGGTGCTTGTCTAGGTATGGGAACAATTCTCAATGCTTACCACGGTACCATCGAAATAGGAACAGGAGCAGTATTAGGACCAGGCGTCTTAATTATTGGTAATTGTCAAATCGGCTCGAGTAGCTGTATCGGAACCGCTAGCACTATTTTAGATACCTCCGTTGAACCCATGACCATGATTCCCCCAGGTTCTTTACTGGGCGATCGCTCTCATTCTCATCAAGGGATTGAGTCTGAATTTGTTGAAACTGAGCCAGAGTTATCAGAAGCAGAAGTTGAAACTGAAACTAATGATGATCTTCTTGAACCGCCTAAATCAGAAAAGCCACCCATAATTGGCGAGGTATATATTAATCAATTACTATTAACTCTTTTCCCCGGAGGAAAAAATTTGAGAAAGCCGCCCTTGGATAAATAAAACATTAAATGTTAATAATTATAAAGCAGTGACCAGTAATAAAGACTGGCTTACTGCTGTGTTGATTTTAAAAAGTAAAAAGCATTAGGAAAATTAATATAACCCAGAAAAAAATTGAATCTAAATTAAAAAAAATTTTGTTAATAAGGTGAAAATTCGTGATAGGATGAAACTCGAAAATAAAGAAAACGTCAACCACCTATTGACGTCGGAAATTGTAGAGGCTCAAAATCTTTATATGAAGATGCTTCTCTCTGGTGAGCAATAAGCCTTGAATTTATGGAGGAATTAACCAAATGGTGCAAGCAAAATCAGGTACCAGCTTTAAAGCAGGGGTACAAGACTATCGTTTAACGTATTACACGCCTGACTATACCCCCAAAGATACAGATATTCTGGCGGCCTTTCGCGTAACTGCTCAACCTGGTGTTCCTCCAGAAGAAGCAGCAGCAGCCGTTGCAGCTGAATCTTCTACAGGTACTTGGACAACAGTATGGACTGATAATCTAACCGACTTGGATCGCTATAAAGGTCGCTGTTATGATATCGAGCGCATTCCTGGAGAAGATAACCAATTCTTCTGCTTTATCGCCTATCCCCTAGACTTGTTCGAAGAAGGCTCAGTAACTAATCTACTAACTTCTCTAGTAGGAAATGTTTTCGGATTTAAAGCTCTCAAAGCTCTACGTCTAGAAGATCTACGCGTACCCGTAGCTTATCTAAAAACCTTCCAGGGACCACCCCACGGTATCACCGTAGAAAGAGATATCCTCAACAAATATGGTCGTCCTTTACTAGGTTGCACCATCAAACCTAAATTAGGTCTCTCAGCGAAAAACTACGGTCGCGCAGTTTACGAATGCTTACGCGGTGGTTTGGACTTCACCAAAGACGACGAAAACATCAACTCTCAGCCCTTCATGCGCTGGCGCGATCGCTTCCTTTTTGTAGCTGAAGCAATACACAAAGCTCAAGCCGAAACCAACGAAATCAAAGGACATTATCTCAACGTTACCGCTCCTACCTGCGAAGACATGCTAGAGCGAGCTGAATTCGTTAAAGAGTTAAAGATGCCTATTCTCATGCACGACTACCTCACCGGTGGCTTTACCGCTAATACTACCCTAGCTAAGTGGTGCCGTCGCAATGGTATATTAATGCACATTCACCGTGCTATGCACGCGGTTATTGACCGTCAGAAAAATCATGGCATTCACTTCCGCGTCTTGGCAAAATGTCTACGTATGTCTGGGGGCGATCACCTACACTCTGGTACCGTTGTTGGTAAGTTAGAAGGTGAACGCGGTATTACCATGGGCTTCGTTGACTTGATGCGCGAAGATTACATCGAAGAAGATCGCTCAAGAGGTATTTTC
The nucleotide sequence above comes from Gloeocapsa sp. PCC 73106. Encoded proteins:
- a CDS encoding putative toxin-antitoxin system toxin component, PIN family — encoded protein: MRVVIDTNVVFEGLTKQGGAAGLIIDAWLAEIIEISVSNALAYEYVAVLSGKLSQVRWLELQPVLGSLLKIASFTPIYYSWRPTSPDPGDDLVIDCAMNAGATLITSNLKDFRKASESLGLRVITPTELIIYLAEG
- a CDS encoding carbon dioxide-concentrating mechanism protein CcmK, coding for MSIAVGMIETLGFPAVVEAADAMVKAARVTLVGYEKIGTGRVTVIVRGDVSEVQASVGAGIEAVKRVNGGEVLSTHIIARPHENLEYVLPIRYTEEVEQFRAY
- a CDS encoding carbon dioxide-concentrating mechanism protein CcmK, with amino-acid sequence MSIAVGMLETLGFPAVVEAADAMVKAARVTLVGYEKIGTGRVTVIVRGDVSEVQASVGAGIEAVKRVNGGQVLSTHIIARPHENLEYVLPIRYTEEVEQFRTY
- a CDS encoding carbon dioxide-concentrating mechanism protein CcmK; protein product: MSIAVGMIETLGFPAVVEAADAMVKAARVTLVGYEKIGTGRVTVIVRGDVSEVQASVSAGIESVKRVNGGQVLSHHIIARPHENLEYVLPIRYTEEVEQFRESVNPRPLGRP
- a CDS encoding EutN/CcmL family microcompartment protein, which encodes MQIAKVLGTVVSTHKARTLTGVKLLLIQYVNAQGKPLENYEVAGDIVGAGVNEWVLVTRGSAARKESGHEDRPLDAMVIGIIDTVTVENRLLYSKKQHEYPV
- a CDS encoding ribulose bisphosphate carboxylase small subunit, with amino-acid sequence MNILTTAAPPTPWSKNLAQPKIDPSAYVHSFANLIGDVYVGANVLIAPGTSIRADEGSPFYIGEATNIQDGVVVHGLEQGRVVGDDQKEYSVWIGKETCITHMALIHGPAYVGDKCFIGFRSTIFNAKVGHGCIVMMHSLIQDVEIPPGKYVSSGMVITNQQQADRLPDVQAGDSAFAHHVVEINEALAAGYLCAADKACINPIKQKLNTVNQNINGNKHVETMSVNGDVREQVRNLLAQGYKLGTEYADERRFKTKSWLSGTSPQGQREDQVMQEIAQILKEHQGEYVRLIGIDTNQKRRVLELTIQRPGDTTTTSAPTTSNNPSTTAHYSNGNGQSDVSEQVKSLLQQGYQIGLEHADRRRFKTKSWLSGGIITSNRVNQVLQEIEANLGEHPGEYVRLVAIDPQAKRRVVETIIQRPDQDSNVVVAPKSQAPSSVKTTSKAQGLDSETINQIRGLLSQGYTIGTEHADKRRFKTKSWHSCAPIETQRESEVLGALEACLVEHQGEYVRLIGIDPKQKRRVLEIIIQRPQDSQPSVRSSEPVSTTTETTQKYSSSSKGSLDSETLSQLRNLLSQGYTIGSEHADKRRFKTQSWHSCAPIETQRESEVIAAIEACLVEHQGEYVRLIGIDPKQKRRVLEIIIQRP
- a CDS encoding form I ribulose bisphosphate carboxylase large subunit, giving the protein MVQAKSGTSFKAGVQDYRLTYYTPDYTPKDTDILAAFRVTAQPGVPPEEAAAAVAAESSTGTWTTVWTDNLTDLDRYKGRCYDIERIPGEDNQFFCFIAYPLDLFEEGSVTNLLTSLVGNVFGFKALKALRLEDLRVPVAYLKTFQGPPHGITVERDILNKYGRPLLGCTIKPKLGLSAKNYGRAVYECLRGGLDFTKDDENINSQPFMRWRDRFLFVAEAIHKAQAETNEIKGHYLNVTAPTCEDMLERAEFVKELKMPILMHDYLTGGFTANTTLAKWCRRNGILMHIHRAMHAVIDRQKNHGIHFRVLAKCLRMSGGDHLHSGTVVGKLEGERGITMGFVDLMREDYIEEDRSRGIFFTQDWVSMPGVMPVASGGIHVWHMPALVEIFGDDSCLQFGGGTLGHPWGNAPGATANRVALEACIQARNEGRNLAREGNDVLREAARWSPELKVACELWKEIKFEFEAVDTV